One segment of Sphingomonas qomolangmaensis DNA contains the following:
- a CDS encoding LuxR family transcriptional regulator — MLIDPSAVSTEKRRARTGHDWDEGAAAWGASGIGVAWPMVLATAEKFAIAVQAAESIAELGDLLDAIAREMGFQHFALAHHVDIPRAPQPAIRIHNYPGEWEAYFDAERLGPSDPVHRASHLTNVGFHWSKLPQLIVITRRDEEILAHSRRIGLADGFTVPAHVPGESAGSCSFATVSGKPYRMEWMPLAQYVGATAFEAARRLSGIRRIDSDRPRLSDRQRDCIYWAARGKSDWEISQILDIGHDTAIQHMKEARSRYGVGNRTQLAIHALYDGALTFTDALRR; from the coding sequence ATGCTCATCGATCCATCTGCGGTGTCGACGGAAAAGCGGCGCGCGCGGACAGGGCATGACTGGGACGAGGGCGCAGCGGCTTGGGGCGCGTCCGGCATCGGCGTGGCATGGCCTATGGTACTCGCGACAGCAGAGAAATTCGCAATCGCAGTGCAGGCCGCGGAAAGCATCGCCGAACTCGGCGACCTGCTCGACGCGATCGCGCGCGAGATGGGCTTCCAGCATTTCGCGCTGGCGCATCACGTGGATATCCCGCGAGCGCCGCAGCCGGCGATCCGGATCCACAACTATCCCGGCGAGTGGGAGGCATATTTCGACGCTGAGCGGCTCGGACCCTCCGACCCGGTGCACCGGGCGAGCCACCTGACCAATGTCGGCTTCCACTGGTCGAAACTGCCCCAGCTCATTGTGATCACGCGGCGCGACGAGGAGATCCTCGCGCATTCGCGGCGCATCGGGCTGGCGGACGGCTTCACGGTCCCGGCGCACGTCCCGGGCGAATCGGCGGGCTCGTGCTCCTTCGCGACCGTCAGCGGGAAGCCCTACAGGATGGAATGGATGCCGCTGGCGCAATATGTCGGCGCCACGGCGTTTGAGGCCGCGCGTCGCCTGTCGGGTATACGTCGCATCGATTCCGACCGACCGCGGCTCAGCGACCGTCAGCGCGACTGCATCTACTGGGCCGCGCGCGGCAAGTCGGACTGGGAAATTTCGCAGATCCTCGACATCGGGCATGACACAGCGATCCAGCACATGAAGGAGGCCCGTAGCCGCTACGGGGTCGGCAACCGTACCCAGCTCGCGATCCACGCCCTCTATGACGGGGCGCTGACCTTCACCGATGCGCTGCGACGCTGA
- the dpdA gene encoding tRNA-guanine transglycosylase DpdA, with product MKFIFADSLDYVDPAFDFIADRSPAERQPYWDDAYPHEILGYAPYDGVLVSRGIIGDHRVKGKYTSSQARRFHLVGARKFLRLDKPQFKDLDIFGDCGAFTYVQEERPPYSATEMAEFYDECGFTHGASVDHIIFDFDPAATGMAGGSDDAKARFDITLENADAFRREALAMDASFKPLGVVQGWSPASMAEAARRLVAMGYDYLALGGMVPLKSPEIKLCLEAIRDVIPSSTRLHILGFAKADDIDGFHGFDIASFDTTSPLIRAFKDAKQNYYLPGDGLALRYFTSIRIPQAIENPKLQRTVKKGIFRAEDLVAMESAALSALRAYDAGGADIDDVLQAILIYSAALVEEKSYAECRDSILLARLAVRYRETLMEKPWKQCGCPICATVGVEVIIFRGSNRNKRRGIHNLAIYHEHIERLDLKRAVHRPYDLSRSLCATKR from the coding sequence ATGAAGTTCATCTTCGCCGACAGCCTTGATTATGTGGACCCTGCCTTCGACTTCATCGCGGACCGCAGCCCCGCCGAGCGTCAGCCCTATTGGGACGATGCCTATCCGCATGAGATTCTGGGCTATGCGCCCTATGACGGCGTGCTGGTCTCGCGCGGCATCATTGGCGACCACCGGGTCAAAGGAAAATACACGTCGAGCCAGGCCCGGCGCTTCCACCTTGTTGGCGCGCGCAAGTTCCTCCGGCTCGACAAGCCGCAATTCAAGGATCTGGATATCTTCGGCGATTGCGGCGCCTTCACCTATGTCCAGGAAGAGCGCCCTCCGTACAGCGCGACGGAGATGGCCGAATTCTATGACGAGTGCGGCTTCACGCACGGCGCTTCAGTCGACCATATCATCTTCGACTTCGATCCTGCCGCCACCGGCATGGCCGGCGGCAGCGACGACGCCAAGGCCCGCTTCGACATCACGCTGGAAAATGCCGATGCGTTTCGCCGCGAGGCGCTGGCGATGGACGCAAGCTTCAAGCCGCTTGGTGTCGTGCAAGGCTGGTCGCCAGCGAGCATGGCAGAAGCGGCGCGCCGGCTCGTGGCGATGGGCTATGACTATCTGGCGCTTGGCGGCATGGTCCCGCTCAAATCACCCGAGATCAAATTGTGCCTGGAAGCGATCCGCGACGTGATCCCATCCTCGACGCGGCTGCATATCCTCGGCTTCGCCAAGGCGGACGATATCGACGGGTTCCACGGCTTTGATATCGCCAGCTTCGACACGACCTCGCCGCTGATCCGTGCCTTCAAGGACGCCAAGCAAAACTACTATTTGCCGGGCGATGGCCTAGCGCTGCGCTATTTTACGTCGATCCGCATTCCGCAGGCGATCGAAAATCCCAAGCTTCAGCGGACGGTGAAGAAGGGAATTTTCCGGGCGGAGGATCTAGTTGCGATGGAAAGCGCCGCATTGTCTGCGCTGCGCGCCTATGACGCTGGCGGCGCCGATATCGACGATGTGCTGCAGGCCATTCTCATCTACAGCGCCGCGCTCGTTGAAGAAAAATCCTACGCAGAGTGCCGCGACAGCATTTTGCTGGCGCGATTGGCGGTTCGCTACCGCGAGACGCTGATGGAAAAGCCCTGGAAGCAATGCGGTTGCCCTATCTGCGCGACCGTGGGGGTCGAAGTTATCATTTTCCGCGGCAGCAACCGGAATAAGCGCCGCGGAATCCACAATCTCGCCATCTATCACGAACATATCGAACGATTGGATTTGAAGCGTGCCGTCCACCGACCTTATGACCTATCTCGCAGTCTGTGCGCGACAAAGCGATGA
- the queE gene encoding 7-carboxy-7-deazaguanine synthase, producing the protein MSYAVKEIFKTLQGEGAQMGRAAVFCRFAGCNLWSGREIDRADAVCSFCDTDFVGLDGTGGGRFADADALAGAIEREWAGTAELRYVVLTGGEPLLQVDDALVAALHARGFEIAIETNGTLQPPEGIDWICVSPKADAEVVLTSGHELKLVYPQAKAAPQRFAELDFHHFFLQPMDSLEANANLAATIQFCTDNPRWRLSLQSHKMIGIR; encoded by the coding sequence ATGAGCTACGCGGTCAAAGAGATCTTTAAGACGCTGCAGGGTGAAGGCGCACAGATGGGGCGTGCCGCGGTGTTCTGTCGTTTTGCCGGCTGCAATCTCTGGTCGGGGCGCGAGATCGACCGGGCGGACGCGGTCTGCAGCTTTTGCGATACCGACTTTGTCGGACTAGACGGCACAGGCGGCGGACGCTTCGCGGACGCGGACGCGTTGGCGGGCGCAATCGAGCGCGAATGGGCTGGAACCGCAGAACTGCGCTATGTCGTGCTGACCGGTGGTGAGCCCTTGTTGCAGGTCGATGACGCGCTGGTGGCGGCGCTGCACGCGCGCGGCTTCGAGATAGCAATTGAGACCAATGGTACGCTGCAGCCTCCCGAGGGGATCGATTGGATTTGCGTCTCGCCTAAGGCGGACGCGGAAGTGGTGCTCACGAGCGGACATGAACTCAAGCTCGTCTATCCCCAGGCCAAAGCCGCACCGCAGCGCTTCGCCGAACTCGATTTTCACCACTTTTTTCTGCAGCCGATGGACTCTCTCGAGGCGAATGCCAATCTGGCCGCCACGATTCAATTTTGTACCGACAACCCGCGCTGGAGGCTTTCGCTTCAGTCGCACAAGATGATCGGGATCCGCTGA
- the queC gene encoding 7-cyano-7-deazaguanine synthase QueC produces the protein MSEGALVLFSGGQDSATCLAWALDRFDRVETVGFDYGQRHRVELECRDSFRQELIERHPDWATRLGPDHMLDLSILGQVSETALTSNAEIKMREDGLPNTFVPGRNLLFFTLAAALAYRRELRHMVGGMCETDYSGYPDCRDDTLKSLQVTLNLGIGNRSVLHTPLMWLDKAATWRLAEELGGAALVELIRTGTHTCYKGDHDVLHPWGYGCDDCPACELRRNGYEQFTLAD, from the coding sequence ATGAGCGAAGGAGCACTGGTCCTCTTTTCCGGCGGCCAGGACAGCGCCACTTGCCTTGCTTGGGCGCTGGACCGCTTCGACAGGGTCGAGACAGTAGGGTTCGACTATGGGCAGCGCCACCGGGTCGAGCTTGAATGCCGCGACAGCTTTCGCCAGGAACTTATCGAGCGGCACCCCGACTGGGCCACGCGTCTTGGCCCGGATCATATGCTCGACCTGTCTATCCTCGGCCAGGTGAGCGAGACCGCGTTGACCAGCAACGCCGAGATCAAGATGCGCGAGGATGGTCTTCCCAATACCTTCGTGCCCGGGCGGAACCTCTTGTTCTTCACGCTGGCTGCGGCACTCGCCTACCGGCGCGAGCTTCGCCACATGGTCGGCGGCATGTGCGAGACCGACTATTCGGGCTATCCCGACTGCCGCGACGACACGCTCAAATCGCTGCAGGTCACGCTCAACCTCGGCATTGGCAACCGCTCTGTCCTCCACACGCCTCTAATGTGGCTGGACAAAGCGGCAACCTGGCGTCTCGCCGAAGAATTGGGCGGCGCAGCGCTTGTCGAACTCATCCGCACCGGGACCCATACGTGCTATAAGGGGGACCACGACGTGCTACATCCATGGGGCTATGGCTGCGACGACTGCCCGGCCTGTGAGTTGCGTCGCAACGGCTATGAACAATTTACACTAGCCGATTGA
- a CDS encoding 6-pyruvoyl trahydropterin synthase family protein, which yields MFELSKQFRFDAAHTLDRLIETESSRRIHGHSYRAEVFLRGRPDPATGMIIDLGVLQRAIEDAHDALDHRFLDEIDDLGPATMENLSRWIWDRLRPTLANLHRVSVYRDSSGDACSYWGEEVAA from the coding sequence ATGTTCGAACTCAGCAAGCAGTTCCGTTTTGACGCCGCGCACACGCTCGACCGCTTAATAGAGACCGAATCGAGCCGCCGCATTCATGGTCATAGCTACCGCGCCGAGGTGTTCTTGCGGGGGCGCCCCGATCCCGCCACGGGCATGATCATTGATCTCGGGGTGCTCCAGCGTGCGATCGAAGATGCGCACGACGCACTCGATCACCGCTTCCTCGATGAGATCGACGATCTGGGCCCCGCGACAATGGAAAATCTTAGCCGGTGGATCTGGGACCGGCTGCGTCCAACCCTCGCCAACCTCCACAGGGTTAGCGTCTATCGCGATTCGAGTGGCGATGCCTGCAGCTATTGGGGCGAAGAGGTGGCGGCATGA
- the dbpB gene encoding DGQHR domain-containing protein DpdB, with amino-acid sequence MTYLAVCARQSDEHQVLTFAATAGDILRFATIDRIGRSAQGVLSGFQRPQVAAHIREIRDYLEKPNAVLPNPIVVAFIQGVTVEAREEGSARLQIDVSSGAPGLVVDGQQRLSALTELDRDFQVFVSALICRDEAELRRQFVLINNTKPLPKSLIYELLPSVDDLPPRLSRRSAAAEITARLNYENTALKGYIKQHTMPEGSIADTVVQKVVMESLSNGVMRELVRMPKGEDRCVKIVSNFFDAVKRVFPLDWHGHKPATSRLLHGAGIQALGDVMEVLAQRADARSIDDFEEGLACLKGRTAWTSGEWHFGDEVRRWNGLQNINRDVALLKHYLVGVVKADLRRRAKAAPAPLLDGLPDA; translated from the coding sequence ATGACCTATCTCGCAGTCTGTGCGCGACAAAGCGATGAGCACCAGGTCCTCACCTTCGCAGCCACGGCCGGCGACATCTTGCGGTTTGCGACGATCGATCGGATCGGGCGCAGCGCGCAGGGTGTGCTTAGCGGGTTCCAGCGACCGCAGGTCGCAGCGCATATCCGCGAGATCCGCGACTATCTTGAAAAGCCCAATGCGGTGCTTCCGAACCCGATCGTCGTCGCCTTCATTCAGGGCGTCACTGTCGAGGCCCGCGAGGAAGGCTCCGCGAGGCTGCAAATCGATGTGAGCAGCGGTGCGCCTGGCCTGGTGGTCGATGGCCAGCAGCGGCTGTCTGCACTGACGGAGTTGGACCGGGATTTTCAAGTTTTCGTGTCCGCGTTGATCTGCCGCGATGAGGCCGAACTGCGGCGGCAGTTCGTGCTGATCAACAACACCAAGCCGTTGCCCAAGTCGCTCATCTATGAGCTGTTGCCCAGCGTGGATGACCTGCCGCCAAGGCTATCGCGTCGCTCGGCGGCGGCAGAAATCACCGCCCGGCTGAATTACGAAAATACTGCGCTGAAAGGCTATATCAAGCAACACACCATGCCCGAGGGGTCGATCGCCGATACCGTGGTGCAAAAGGTCGTGATGGAGTCGCTGTCCAACGGCGTGATGCGCGAACTTGTCCGCATGCCGAAGGGTGAGGATCGGTGCGTGAAGATCGTGTCGAACTTCTTCGACGCCGTGAAGCGCGTGTTCCCCCTCGACTGGCACGGCCACAAACCTGCGACGTCCAGGCTATTGCACGGCGCAGGCATCCAGGCGCTCGGCGACGTCATGGAAGTCCTCGCACAGCGGGCGGACGCGCGTTCGATCGACGATTTCGAGGAGGGTCTCGCCTGTCTGAAGGGCCGAACCGCCTGGACCTCGGGAGAGTGGCATTTCGGCGATGAGGTGCGTCGTTGGAATGGGCTTCAGAACATCAATCGCGATGTCGCGCTCCTCAAACATTATCTGGTCGGTGTGGTGAAGGCCGACCTACGGCGCCGGGCCAAAGCTGCGCCTGCCCCTTTGCTCGACGGGCTGCCCGACGCATGA
- a CDS encoding acyl-homoserine-lactone synthase yields the protein MLFTHDDDSAASDAVMRAMFEARKRVFVDLLGWDVPVLAGRYEIDQFDDRYARYLILADDAQNHLASARLLPTTRPHIVGDLFAELCDAPPPSGPDTWEITRFCLDRSLKAAARRQWRDALVAGLAHHALDQGITTYTGVAEQGWLKQILAFGWRAELLGAPRTINNMTIGAIRIEISTDTPALLARRGIFAAVDLHQEAA from the coding sequence ATGCTATTCACACACGACGACGACAGCGCCGCAAGCGACGCGGTGATGCGCGCGATGTTCGAAGCCAGGAAGCGCGTCTTCGTCGACCTGCTCGGCTGGGACGTGCCGGTTCTCGCCGGGCGATACGAGATCGACCAGTTTGACGACCGCTATGCGAGATACCTGATTCTCGCCGACGACGCCCAGAACCACCTGGCCTCGGCACGGCTGCTGCCGACGACCCGGCCGCACATCGTCGGCGACCTGTTCGCCGAGCTGTGCGACGCCCCCCCTCCCAGCGGCCCCGACACCTGGGAGATCACCCGCTTCTGCCTCGACCGCAGCCTCAAGGCGGCCGCGCGCCGCCAATGGCGCGACGCACTGGTCGCCGGGCTCGCGCATCATGCGCTAGACCAAGGCATCACGACCTATACCGGCGTCGCCGAGCAGGGATGGCTGAAGCAGATTCTTGCATTCGGCTGGCGGGCTGAACTGCTCGGCGCCCCGCGTACGATCAACAACATGACGATCGGCGCGATCAGGATCGAGATCAGCACCGACACTCCGGCACTTCTGGCGCGCCGCGGCATCTTCGCCGCCGTCGATCTCCACCAGGAGGCGGCGTGA
- the dbpB gene encoding DGQHR domain-containing protein DpdB — MQEKLRVRATRTRQGDNIEVFSFFLRGADVARIADINRVGRSNDQLEGFQRPEIKDHVRSITEFLDSGPVLFPNAIILAFSSDVTFQAVRGRGVKNCSDISDGGVISIPVRDQGKRAAWIVDGQQRSLALAQAKNDTHVVPVVGFLSADLATAREQFILVNKAKPLSARLIDELLPLVGGLLPQDLEERRLPSVLTDELAKDPNSPFYKMLKRKSDPANVGVITDSSLRAAIGQNLKSSMGALSQYRGGDEVDTDAMYRSLFIYWSAVRDAFPDAWGKKTTQSRLMHSAGIRAMGVVMDQIMVRADSMADPEKEVRASLERLAPHCHWTSGEWEELGVKWNKVQSVPQDIQRLAEHLCRVDRRLARVKP, encoded by the coding sequence ATGCAGGAGAAACTGCGGGTCCGCGCGACGCGCACTCGCCAAGGCGACAATATCGAGGTTTTCTCGTTCTTCCTGCGCGGTGCCGATGTCGCACGGATCGCCGATATCAATCGTGTCGGGCGGTCGAACGACCAGCTGGAAGGTTTCCAGCGACCGGAGATCAAAGACCATGTCCGCTCAATCACGGAGTTTCTCGATTCCGGCCCCGTGCTGTTTCCCAATGCGATCATTCTGGCTTTCTCGTCGGATGTCACTTTTCAGGCGGTCCGCGGACGCGGGGTTAAAAACTGTTCGGACATTAGCGATGGTGGCGTGATCAGCATTCCCGTCCGCGATCAGGGCAAACGCGCCGCCTGGATTGTCGATGGTCAGCAGCGCTCGCTTGCCTTGGCGCAGGCAAAGAATGACACGCACGTTGTGCCGGTCGTTGGCTTTCTAAGCGCGGATCTCGCAACGGCGCGCGAGCAGTTCATTTTGGTCAACAAGGCGAAACCGCTCTCCGCCCGGCTGATCGACGAACTCCTCCCTCTTGTCGGAGGATTGCTGCCGCAGGATCTCGAGGAGCGCCGCCTGCCCAGCGTCCTAACCGACGAGCTCGCCAAGGATCCCAACTCACCCTTCTACAAAATGCTCAAACGCAAGTCGGACCCGGCAAACGTGGGCGTGATTACTGATTCCTCGCTGCGCGCTGCGATCGGACAAAATCTCAAATCGTCGATGGGCGCGCTGTCGCAGTATCGCGGCGGCGACGAGGTCGACACCGACGCCATGTACCGCTCGCTCTTCATCTACTGGTCGGCGGTTCGCGACGCCTTTCCCGATGCCTGGGGTAAGAAGACGACGCAGAGCCGTCTCATGCACTCGGCAGGGATCCGTGCCATGGGCGTGGTGATGGACCAGATCATGGTGCGCGCCGACAGCATGGCCGATCCGGAGAAAGAGGTTCGCGCCTCGTTGGAGCGCCTTGCCCCGCACTGCCACTGGACCAGTGGCGAATGGGAAGAACTTGGTGTCAAATGGAATAAGGTCCAGTCGGTCCCCCAGGATATTCAGCGTCTCGCCGAGCATCTGTGCCGCGTCGATCGACGGTTGGCGCGAGTGAAACCATGA
- a CDS encoding helicase-related protein: MREWVRLSDNVLDLASAGLELSDRERATLSRFGLSLNGNIVRLDGRPPDLPADFAEALALDSAPRRPYRTSPPDAMLLRLSQHQEYRCETQKAALRAVATMPPGATLMVSMPTGTGKSLLFQSAPSLWPSQGRACIALITPTVALALDHERSLKKIPGLENSRAITGQLNANERRDLLDAFRRGEVPVLILSPEIAFTSAREELLDAATSPDQKAPGVNAHLSGFVVDEAHIIESWGRSFRPDFQRLPALVGELRERNPALRTMLLSATLGPAARAVLRQAYQGGLWLEVHAGVPRYEFDLAAMSVASNEERDDLLLRLIDHAPRPTIVYTNQVEHAETLAATLRKRDYARLAVFTGALTDTRLRQTVIEAWADDELDLIVATSAFGMGIDKADVRTILHVGIPESPARYYQEIGRSGRDGHQGIALSVWTRQSADGRFKSGERTRDDESQAAGMAAGSWLTIEKARLRWRKMRALAERQHLISWSGAKRLAQFDIDAMHEELKGESSDYNRRWNMSLLNLMQRADALRITQVRDRGSDATFWEAEILEDALFANEAAQDVLWERLTLLRDGEQAEALGEFRAFLKVMRTPPSAADCVLAAVYRLIDPLAETPDCGRCPPCRRKGQRAPRNMHCSGGKDIWQIACAASGQLATGPTFVECDDLTAELPTALGVLDRLGILQYVVPDGEGPACADRLAQGSGLGLVTEHHEWFGYAALEVLDMPTALFLPRDDEIGVGLWQRSRAFVHRFPGQTLVIVGSRGLTFEGRPLAQIASRTAPYDIAVLAALTRDQVEGSLH; this comes from the coding sequence TTGCGTGAGTGGGTGCGCCTCTCGGATAACGTCCTCGATCTAGCCAGCGCCGGTCTTGAATTGAGCGATCGCGAGCGCGCGACACTCTCTCGCTTCGGCCTTTCGCTGAACGGAAATATCGTCCGGTTGGACGGAAGGCCGCCAGACCTTCCCGCGGATTTCGCCGAGGCGCTCGCACTCGATAGCGCGCCGCGTCGCCCATACCGCACGTCGCCGCCCGATGCGATGCTGCTCCGCCTGTCACAGCACCAGGAGTATCGCTGCGAGACGCAAAAGGCTGCATTGAGGGCTGTGGCGACGATGCCACCAGGCGCGACACTCATGGTGTCGATGCCGACGGGCACGGGGAAGAGTCTGCTATTTCAATCCGCGCCAAGCCTTTGGCCATCGCAAGGCAGGGCCTGCATCGCCCTGATCACCCCGACGGTGGCGCTTGCGCTAGACCATGAACGGTCGCTCAAGAAGATCCCCGGCTTGGAGAATAGCCGCGCGATAACGGGGCAGTTGAATGCGAACGAGCGGCGTGATCTGCTCGATGCGTTTCGGCGTGGCGAAGTTCCGGTGCTGATCCTCTCGCCCGAAATTGCTTTCACGTCGGCGCGCGAAGAGCTGCTAGATGCGGCGACCTCGCCTGATCAAAAAGCGCCCGGTGTGAACGCGCATCTCAGCGGCTTTGTCGTCGATGAAGCGCATATTATTGAGAGTTGGGGCCGAAGCTTCCGCCCCGATTTTCAGCGTCTGCCTGCGCTCGTCGGAGAATTGCGAGAGCGCAATCCCGCGTTACGTACCATGCTGTTGTCTGCCACGCTTGGACCGGCGGCCCGCGCCGTGCTGCGCCAAGCGTATCAAGGTGGGCTGTGGCTCGAAGTCCATGCCGGCGTTCCACGCTATGAGTTCGATCTCGCGGCAATGTCAGTCGCGTCTAACGAGGAACGAGACGACCTGCTGCTCCGCTTAATCGACCACGCGCCGCGGCCAACGATCGTCTACACTAACCAGGTTGAACATGCCGAGACATTAGCAGCGACGTTGCGGAAGCGCGACTATGCGCGGCTGGCCGTCTTCACGGGCGCGCTGACCGACACGCGGCTTCGCCAGACGGTGATCGAGGCTTGGGCGGACGACGAGCTCGATCTAATTGTCGCGACCTCTGCGTTTGGAATGGGCATCGACAAGGCCGATGTCCGCACGATTCTTCATGTCGGGATCCCGGAAAGCCCTGCCCGCTACTATCAGGAGATCGGCCGCTCCGGGCGCGATGGCCATCAAGGGATCGCGCTCAGCGTCTGGACACGGCAGTCGGCGGATGGCCGTTTCAAAAGCGGCGAGAGGACCCGCGACGACGAGAGCCAGGCCGCCGGAATGGCGGCAGGGTCATGGCTGACGATCGAAAAGGCGCGGCTGCGCTGGCGCAAGATGCGGGCACTTGCCGAGCGGCAACATTTGATCTCCTGGTCCGGGGCCAAACGGCTGGCGCAATTCGATATCGATGCGATGCACGAGGAACTCAAGGGCGAAAGCAGCGACTATAATCGCCGCTGGAACATGAGTTTGCTTAACCTGATGCAACGCGCAGATGCGCTCAGAATCACGCAAGTCCGAGACCGTGGATCCGACGCGACATTCTGGGAAGCGGAGATCCTCGAAGACGCACTGTTTGCTAATGAGGCTGCGCAGGACGTGCTGTGGGAACGCCTGACGCTTTTGCGCGACGGCGAACAAGCGGAGGCGCTGGGCGAGTTTCGCGCCTTCCTTAAGGTGATGCGTACGCCACCATCGGCGGCGGATTGCGTGCTGGCCGCGGTCTATCGACTGATCGATCCGCTTGCAGAGACGCCGGATTGCGGGCGGTGCCCGCCCTGTCGCCGTAAGGGGCAGCGTGCCCCGCGCAACATGCATTGCAGCGGCGGCAAGGACATTTGGCAGATTGCCTGTGCCGCGTCAGGGCAACTCGCCACAGGCCCGACTTTCGTTGAATGCGATGACCTCACTGCCGAACTTCCGACCGCGCTGGGGGTGCTCGATCGACTGGGCATCCTCCAATATGTCGTACCGGATGGCGAAGGTCCTGCGTGCGCGGATAGACTTGCACAGGGTTCGGGTCTGGGGCTGGTGACGGAGCATCACGAATGGTTTGGTTACGCGGCGCTAGAGGTGCTGGACATGCCAACGGCGCTTTTCCTGCCGCGCGATGACGAGATTGGTGTGGGTCTATGGCAGCGCAGCCGCGCCTTCGTTCACCGCTTCCCTGGGCAAACGCTCGTCATCGTTGGGTCGCGTGGCCTCACCTTCGAAGGGCGGCCACTAGCGCAGATCGCCTCGCGCACTGCGCCCTATGATATCGCTGTGCTTGCGGCACTGACGCGCGACCAGGTTGAAGGGAGCCTTCACTAA
- a CDS encoding GntR family transcriptional regulator, translated as MSPGATFERVYHDIKRMLAEGELPPGTPIEPAMLGKEIASSITPIRDALHRLTGERLVEAPNHNGFRVPLPTEAALRDLYDWNAQLLGLAARRVRSSPPRSLLTNITRDADLVAAIARLFVDIANATGSPEHVRATQNLNDRLAPFRRLEAQILGDVGAEADLLATFHSKGDRTQLIKLLGQYHRRRMKIVPALLAER; from the coding sequence ATGAGCCCCGGCGCCACCTTCGAGCGCGTATATCACGATATCAAGCGCATGCTGGCGGAAGGCGAGCTTCCGCCCGGCACCCCGATCGAGCCCGCCATGCTAGGCAAGGAGATCGCCTCAAGCATCACGCCGATACGCGATGCCCTGCATCGTCTCACCGGCGAAAGACTGGTCGAGGCGCCGAACCATAATGGCTTCCGCGTGCCGCTGCCGACCGAGGCTGCTCTACGCGATCTATACGACTGGAACGCGCAACTTCTCGGTCTCGCCGCACGCCGCGTGCGTTCCTCGCCGCCGCGATCTTTGTTGACCAATATCACACGTGATGCTGATTTGGTCGCAGCGATAGCCCGCCTCTTTGTTGATATCGCCAACGCGACCGGCAGCCCAGAGCATGTTCGCGCCACCCAAAACCTCAATGATCGCCTCGCGCCGTTTCGCCGTCTCGAAGCACAGATACTGGGCGATGTCGGCGCAGAGGCCGACTTGCTGGCGACATTCCACAGCAAAGGTGACCGCACTCAGTTGATCAAGTTGTTGGGGCAATACCACCGTCGACGCATGAAAATCGTGCCGGCGCTCCTGGCCGAGCGCTAG
- a CDS encoding phytanoyl-CoA dioxygenase family protein, with product MATQSLTSAPQASTASYPMVQLVEQGYCVVPDALAAETIKALDADLAHNFADTPFCQGGFYGERTKRFGRLLARSPHAAELVMHPEILGIAEQVLGPWCDCIQLNLTQAIALHPQALPQLPHRDQDMWRGPTGTIEYLVNVMWPFTPYREMNGTTLIWPRSHGAKALDPDPDTAPIAVDLDPGDALIFLGSTLHGAGGNRSFTVRRGAIVSYCLGWLKPYENQWLAYPPETAKHFAPELAALIGYRQHRPNLGNYEGQCPSLLLGDSPPHPLGAIDALRPDQQALMEAHVAGQRDQG from the coding sequence ATGGCAACCCAGTCCCTTACCTCCGCCCCCCAGGCCTCGACCGCGTCCTATCCGATGGTGCAACTCGTCGAGCAAGGCTATTGCGTCGTCCCCGACGCGCTCGCGGCCGAGACGATCAAGGCGCTCGACGCCGACCTGGCGCACAATTTCGCCGACACGCCGTTCTGCCAGGGCGGCTTCTATGGCGAGCGCACCAAGCGGTTCGGCCGGCTGCTCGCCCGCAGCCCCCATGCCGCCGAACTCGTGATGCACCCGGAGATTCTTGGCATCGCCGAGCAGGTCCTTGGCCCCTGGTGCGACTGTATTCAGCTCAACCTGACCCAGGCGATCGCACTCCACCCGCAAGCGCTGCCGCAACTCCCGCATCGCGACCAGGATATGTGGCGCGGTCCTACCGGCACCATCGAATATCTCGTCAACGTGATGTGGCCGTTCACGCCCTATCGCGAGATGAACGGCACCACCCTGATCTGGCCGCGTAGCCATGGTGCCAAGGCGCTCGATCCCGATCCCGACACCGCGCCGATCGCGGTCGATCTCGACCCCGGCGATGCGCTGATCTTCCTCGGTTCAACGCTGCACGGTGCCGGCGGCAACCGCAGCTTCACCGTTCGCCGCGGCGCGATCGTCAGCTACTGCCTGGGCTGGCTCAAGCCCTATGAGAACCAGTGGCTGGCCTATCCGCCCGAAACAGCGAAACACTTCGCGCCCGAACTCGCAGCACTGATAGGCTACCGCCAGCACCGCCCGAACCTTGGCAACTATGAAGGGCAGTGCCCATCGCTCCTGCTGGGCGATAGCCCCCCCCACCCGCTCGGCGCGATCGATGCGCTACGACCTGATCAGCAGGCACTGATGGAGGCGCATGTCGCTGGGCAGCGCGATCAAGGATGA